One genomic region from Nymphaea colorata isolate Beijing-Zhang1983 chromosome 12, ASM883128v2, whole genome shotgun sequence encodes:
- the LOC116266241 gene encoding small polypeptide DEVIL 1-like — protein MPVEQKWRMWGRRRVREPEQTSASSSSAAEAEAEEERSFGRRCGSLVKEQRARFYILRRCLAMLVCWHDCSDS, from the coding sequence ATGCCCGTTGAGCAGAAATGGAGGATGTGGGGCCGGCGACGCGTCCGAGAGCCGGAGCAGACATCCGCCTCCTCTTCCTCCGCTGCGGAGGCGGAGGCCGAGGAAGAGAGGTCCTTCGGCAGACGGTGCGGCAGTCTCGTGAAGGAGCAGAGGGCTCGGTTCTACATCCTCCGCCGCTGCCTCGCCATGCTCGTCTGCTGGCACGACTGTTCCGATTCCTAG